The following are from one region of the Vulpes vulpes isolate BD-2025 chromosome 14, VulVul3, whole genome shotgun sequence genome:
- the AP3B2 gene encoding AP-3 complex subunit beta-2 isoform X3 — MLDTNKDSLKLEAMKRIVAMIARGKNASDLFPAVVKNVACKNIEVKKLVYVYLVRYAEEQQDLALLSISTFQRGLKDPNQLIRASALRVLSSIRVPIIVPIMMLAIKEAASDMSPYVRKTAAHAIPKLYSLDSDQKDQLIEVIEKLLADKTTLVAGSVVMAFEEVCPERIDLIHKNYRKLCNLLIDVEEWGQVVIISMLTRYARTQFLSPTQNESLLEENPEKAFYGSEEDEAKGPGSEEATTAALPARKPYVMDPDHRLLLRNTKPLLQSRSAAVVMAVAQLYFHLAPKAEVGVIAKALVRLLRSHSEVQYVVLQNVATMSIKRRGMFEPYLKSFYIRSTDPTQIKILKLEVLTNLANETNIPTVLREFQTYIRSMDKDFVAATIQAIGRCATNIGRVRDTCLNGLVQLLSNRDELVVAESVVVIKKLLQMQPAQHGEIIKHLAKLTDNIQVPMARASILWLIGEYCEHVPKIAPDVLRKMAKSFTAEEDIVKLQVINLAAKLYLTNSKQTKLLTQYVLSLAKYDQNYDIRDRARFTRQLIVPSEQGGALSRHAKKLFLAPKPAPVLESSFKDRDHFQLGSLSHLLNAKATGYQELPDWPEEAPDPSVRNVEVPEWTKCSNREKRKEKEKPFYSDSEGESGPTESADSDPESESASDSKSSSESGSGESSSESDSEDQEEEKGKSSDSEQSEEESGKRKVKKRKKVAEGQGEGSSSDEGSDSSSSSSESERTSDTEEEQVEPDSWRKKTPPSSKSAPVAKEISLLDLEDFTPPSVQPVSPPTIVSTSLATDLEGLTLTDSPLVPSLLSPVSGVGRQELLHRVAGEGLAVDYTFSRQPFSGDPHMVSVHIHFSNSSETPIKGLHVGTPKLPPGISIQEFPEIESLAPGESATAVMGINFCDSTQVANFQLCTQTRQFYVSIQPPVGELMAPVFMSENEFKKEQGKLTGMSEITEKLTLPDTCRSDHIVVQKVTTVANLGRVPCGTSDEYRFAGRTLTSGSLVLLTLDAQPTGAAQLTVNSEKMVIGTMLVKDVVQALTQ; from the exons GACCCCAACCAGCTGATCCGGGCTAGTGCCCTCCGTGTCCTGTCTAGCATCCGGGTGCCCATCATAGTGCCCATCATGATGCTGGCCATCAAGGAAGCTGCCTCGGACATGTCACCCTATGTACGGAAAACAGCAGCTCATGCCATCCCTAAACTCTACAG TCTGGATTCTGACCAGAAGGACCAGCTGATCGAGGTCATTGAGAAGCTTCTGGCCGACAAGACCACG TTGGTGGCGGGCAGCGTGGTGATGGCCTTCGAGGAGGTGTGCCCGGAGCGCATCGACCTGATTCACAAGAACTACCGGAAACTCTGTAACCTGCTCATCGACGTGGAGGAGTGGGGCCAGGTGGTCATCATCAGCATGCTCACCCGCTATGCGCGCACGCAGTTCCTGAGCCCCACCCAGAAC gaatCTCTGCTAGAGGAGAACCCCGAGAAAGCCTTCTACGGCTCGGAAGAGGATGAGGCCAAGGGCCCGGGCTCAGAGGAGGCGACCACCGCAGCGCTGCCCGCCCGCAAGCCCTACGTCATGGATCCCGACCACCGGCTGCTGCTGCGCAACACAAAGCCGCTGCTGCAGAGCCGCAGCGCGGCCGTGGTGATGGCGGTGGCGCAGCTCTACTTCCACCTGGCGCCCAAGGCGGAGGTGGGCGTCATCGCCAAGGCCCTGGTGCGCCTCCTGCGCAGCCACAG TGAGGTGCAGTACGTGGTACTCCAGAACGTGGCCACCATGTCCATCAAGCGCCGG GGTATGTTTGAACCCTACCTGAAGAGCTTCTACATCAGATCCACCGACCCCACCCAGATCAAGATCCTGAAG CTGGAAGTGCTGACCAACCTGGCCAATGAGACCAACATCCCTACTGTCCTACGGGAATTCCAG ACCTATATCCGCAGCATGGACAAGGACTTTGTGGCAGCCACGATCCAGGCCATTGGGCGCTGTGCAACCAACATAGGCCGAGTCCGGGACACCTGCCTCAACGGCCTGGTGCAGCTGCTATCCAACCGTGATG AGCTTGTGGTGGCGGAGTCCGTGGTGGTCATTAAGAAGCTACTCCAGATGCAGCCTGCACAGCACGGAGAGATCATCAAACATCTGGCAAAGCTCACAGATAACATCCAG GTGCCCATGGCCCGAGCCAGCATCCTGTGGCTTATCGGCGAGTACTGTGAGCACGTCCCCAAGATTGCACCTGATGTCCTGAGAAAAATGGCCAAGTCCTTCACGGCAGAGGAGGACATTGTCAAGCTACAGGTCATCAATCTGGCAGCCAAGCTCTACCTGACTAACTCGAAGCAG ACCAAGCTGCTGACCCAGTACGTGCTGAGTCTGGCCAAGTATGACCAGAACTATGACATCCGTGACCGAGCGCGCTTTACCAGACAGCTGATCGTCCCTTCAGAGCAAGGGGGGGCCCTCAGCCGTCATGCCAAGAAGCTCTTCCTGGCACCCAAACCAGCCCCAGTCTTGGAGTCATCCTTCAAAG ACCGGGATCACTTCCAGTTGGGTTCACTGTCCCACCTGCTCAATGCCAAGGCCACAGGCTACCAGGAGCTCCCAGACTGGCCAGAGGAAGCTCCAGACCCATCTGTGCGAAATGTGGAG gTACCTGAATGGACCAAGTGTTCAAAtcgagagaagaggaaggagaaggagaagccctTCTACTCAGACTCTGAGGGGGAGTCAGGCCCCACAGAGTCTGCAGACAGTG ACCCCGAGTCCGAGAGTGCCTCAGACAGTAAGAGCAGCAGTGAGAGTGGCTCCGGGGAGTCCAGCAGTGAGTCTGATAGTGAAgaccaggaggaggagaaagggaagagcagtGACAG TGAACAGAGTgaagaggaaagtgggaagaggaaggtgaagaagaggaagaaggtagCCGAGGGACAAGGAGAAGGTTCATCCTCAGATGAGGGCAGTGATTCCAGCAGTAGCTCATCAGAGTCTGAGAGGACATCAGACACCGAAGAGGAGCAGGTGGAACCTGattcttggaggaaaaaaaca cctCCCAGCAGCAAAAGTGCCCCCGTGGCCAAGGAGATCTCCCTGCTTGACCTAGAGGACT TCACTCCTCCCAGTGTCCAGCCTGTGTCTCCCCCCACGATTGTGTCCACCAGTCTGGCTACTGACCTGGAGGGCCTGACGCTCACAGACTCCCCGCTGGTGCCCTCG ctGCTGAGTCCGGTGTCTGGTGTTGGGAGGCAGGAGCTGCTGCATCGCGTAGCTGGCGAGGGGCTGGCTGTGGACTACACCTTCAGCCGCCAGCCTTTCTCTGGGGACCCCCACATGGTGTCTGTGCACATCCACTTCTCCAACAGCTCTGAGACCCCCATCAAGGGCCTTCACGTGGGCACTCCCAAACTGCCCCCTGGCATCAGCATCCAGGAATTTCCTGAAATCG AGTCCCTGGCGCCGGGAGAATCTGCCACTGCTGTAATGGGCATTAATTTCTGTGACTCAACCCAGGTGGCCAACTTCCAGCTGTG TACCCAAACCCGGCAGTTCTATGTCTCCATTCAGCCACCCGTTGGGGAGCTGATGGCTCCCGTGTTCATGAGTGAGAATGAGTTCAAGAAGGAACAAG GAAAGCTGACAGGCATGAGCGAGATCACAGAGAAGCTCACGCTGCCAGACACTTGTCGGAGTGACCACATTGTGGTGCAGAAAGTGACAACCGTTGCCAACCTGGGTCGTGTACCCTGTGGGACATCTGATGAGTACAG ATTTGCAGGCAGGACACTGACCAGTGGGAGCCTGGTCCTACTGACCCTGGATGCCCAGCCCACTGGAGCCGCCCAGCTGACTGTCAACAGTGAGAAGATGGTGATTGGCACCATGCTGGTGAAGGACGTGGTACAGGCTCTGACCCAGTGA